In Phreatobacter stygius, a genomic segment contains:
- a CDS encoding flavin reductase: MIVPGASITPETYRDGMASVAGHVHLVTTAGPSGTSGFTAIAVASVSDDPPTLLVCLNRKSANGGLIEANGVFAVNALAAGAEVLAETFAGRRGLAGAARFKEGLWSQLVTGSPTLDTALVTFDCRVIEVKPIATHAIFIGQVEALRVGPGGPALAYFGRGYRSIPR, encoded by the coding sequence ATGATTGTGCCGGGCGCGAGCATTACGCCGGAAACTTATCGCGACGGCATGGCCTCGGTCGCCGGGCATGTCCATCTGGTGACCACCGCCGGGCCGTCGGGCACCAGCGGCTTCACCGCCATCGCGGTCGCCTCGGTTTCGGATGATCCGCCGACCCTGCTGGTCTGTCTCAACCGCAAGTCCGCCAATGGCGGCCTGATCGAGGCCAATGGCGTGTTCGCGGTCAATGCGCTCGCCGCCGGGGCCGAGGTGCTGGCCGAGACCTTTGCCGGCCGGCGCGGGCTGGCCGGCGCGGCGCGGTTCAAGGAAGGCCTGTGGTCGCAGCTCGTCACCGGCTCGCCGACCCTCGACACGGCGCTGGTGACCTTCGATTGCCGGGTCATCGAGGTCAAGCCGATCGCCACCCACGCGATCTTCATCGGCCAGGTCGAGGCGCTCCGCGTTGGTCCCGGCGGTCCGGCGCTGGCCTATTTCGGCCGCGGCTACCGGTCGATTCCGCGCTGA
- a CDS encoding ABC transporter permease subunit produces the protein MEVFFQQLINGLTLGSIYGLIAIGYTMVFGIIGMVNFAHGDVFMVSSFIALIALMVITTWLGVGSIILALLIVLIIAMVFTSLISWTIERIAYRPLRGSFRLAPLISAIGMSIVLMNFVQVAQGPRNKAVDPILNTVIILFDNGTYAVTLSYKQIMIAITTAVLLMVFWWVVAKTPLGRAQRACEQDRKMAALLGVDVDRTISVTFVMGAALAAVAGTLYLVYYGVVNFADGFTPGVKAFTAAVLGGIGSLPGAVLGGLLIGLIETFWSAYFSVEYKDVAAFSILAVVLIFLPQGILGRPDVEKV, from the coding sequence ATGGAAGTCTTCTTCCAGCAGCTGATTAACGGGCTTACGCTCGGATCGATCTATGGCCTAATCGCCATTGGCTACACGATGGTCTTCGGCATCATCGGCATGGTGAACTTCGCCCATGGCGACGTGTTCATGGTGTCGTCCTTCATCGCGCTGATCGCGCTGATGGTGATCACCACCTGGCTCGGCGTCGGCTCGATCATCCTGGCGCTGCTGATCGTGCTGATCATCGCCATGGTCTTCACCTCCCTGATCAGCTGGACCATCGAGCGGATCGCCTACCGGCCGCTGCGCGGTTCGTTCCGGCTCGCCCCGCTGATCTCCGCGATCGGCATGTCGATCGTCCTGATGAATTTCGTCCAGGTCGCCCAGGGCCCGCGCAACAAGGCGGTCGATCCCATCCTCAACACGGTGATCATCCTGTTCGACAACGGCACCTATGCGGTGACGCTATCTTACAAGCAGATCATGATCGCGATCACCACCGCCGTCCTGCTCATGGTGTTCTGGTGGGTGGTCGCCAAGACCCCGCTCGGCCGCGCGCAACGGGCCTGCGAGCAGGACCGCAAGATGGCGGCGCTGCTCGGCGTCGATGTCGACCGCACCATCTCGGTGACCTTCGTCATGGGTGCCGCGCTGGCCGCCGTCGCCGGCACGCTCTACCTCGTCTATTACGGCGTGGTGAATTTCGCCGACGGCTTCACGCCGGGCGTCAAGGCCTTCACCGCCGCGGTGCTCGGCGGCATCGGTTCCTTGCCCGGAGCGGTGCTGGGCGGGCTGCTGATCGGTCTGATCGAGACCTTCTGGTCGGCCTATTTTTCGGTCGAATACAAGGATGTGGCGGCCTTTTCCATCCTTGCCGTGGTGCTGATCTTCCTGCCCCAGGGCATTCTCGGCCGCCCCGACGTCGAGAAGGTGTGA
- the livM gene encoding high-affinity branched-chain amino acid ABC transporter permease LivM produces MTIAPSQPVAAAVASPARDFAGAIKDGLFAGLIALGVFGPLIGFKTVVDMQNRLILETRWGLLASIVLTVAAGRFLISAYQRRRADTPTAKPAFVWPAAVSKGLPPAALLVLFVYPMMIYGVTGGSGALKWIDNFGVQILIYIMLAWGLNVVVGLAGLLDLGYVAFYAVGAYAYALLATQVIPATFPQLGVWAFWICLPIAGMLAAFWGVLLGFPVLRLRGDYLAIVTLAFGEIIRMVLVNWKDFSNGYEGISTIPRPSFFGIPFNASDTGFAAVFGLEFSPVYRTIFLYYVILCLALLTAWVSTRLRRLPVGRAWEALREDEIACRSLGINTVNTKLTAFAIGAMFGGFAGSFFAARQGFISPESFTFLESATILAIVVLGGMGSLIGTAIAAVAMIGGTELLRELDWMKLIFGNDFDPAQYRMLIFGLAMVAIMIWKPRGFVSTRMPTAFLKSRRKISSDLVKEGHG; encoded by the coding sequence GTGACCATCGCCCCCTCGCAGCCCGTCGCCGCCGCCGTCGCTTCCCCTGCCCGCGACTTTGCCGGCGCGATCAAGGACGGCCTGTTCGCCGGGCTGATCGCGCTCGGTGTCTTTGGCCCGCTGATCGGTTTCAAGACCGTCGTGGACATGCAGAACCGGCTGATCCTGGAGACCCGCTGGGGGCTTCTGGCCAGCATCGTGCTCACCGTCGCAGCCGGCCGCTTCCTCATTTCGGCCTATCAACGCCGCCGGGCCGATACGCCGACGGCGAAGCCCGCCTTTGTATGGCCGGCTGCCGTCTCCAAGGGCCTGCCGCCGGCCGCCCTGCTTGTCCTGTTCGTCTACCCCATGATGATCTACGGGGTCACCGGCGGCTCGGGCGCGCTGAAATGGATCGACAATTTCGGCGTTCAGATCCTGATCTACATCATGCTCGCCTGGGGGCTGAACGTCGTGGTCGGCCTCGCCGGCCTGCTCGACCTCGGTTATGTCGCGTTCTACGCCGTCGGCGCCTATGCCTATGCGCTGTTGGCGACCCAGGTGATCCCGGCGACCTTCCCGCAGCTCGGCGTCTGGGCGTTCTGGATCTGCCTGCCCATCGCCGGCATGCTCGCCGCCTTCTGGGGCGTGCTGCTCGGCTTTCCCGTGCTCAGACTGCGCGGCGACTATCTCGCCATCGTGACGCTGGCCTTCGGCGAGATCATCCGGATGGTGCTGGTCAACTGGAAGGACTTCTCCAACGGCTACGAGGGCATATCGACGATCCCCCGGCCCTCCTTCTTCGGCATTCCGTTCAATGCGTCCGACACGGGCTTCGCCGCCGTCTTCGGGCTCGAATTCTCTCCCGTCTATCGAACCATCTTCCTCTATTACGTCATCCTCTGCCTGGCGCTTCTGACCGCGTGGGTCTCGACCCGGCTGCGCCGTTTGCCGGTCGGCCGGGCCTGGGAGGCGCTGCGCGAGGACGAGATCGCCTGCCGTTCGCTCGGCATCAACACGGTCAACACCAAGCTGACCGCCTTTGCCATCGGCGCCATGTTCGGCGGCTTCGCCGGCTCGTTCTTCGCCGCTCGCCAGGGCTTCATCTCGCCGGAAAGCTTCACCTTCCTGGAATCGGCGACGATCCTGGCCATTGTCGTGCTCGGCGGCATGGGCTCGCTGATCGGCACGGCGATCGCCGCGGTCGCCATGATCGGCGGCACCGAACTGCTGCGCGAGCTCGACTGGATGAAACTGATTTTCGGCAATGATTTCGACCCCGCGCAATATCGCATGCTGATCTTCGGGCTCGCCATGGTCGCCATCATGATCTGGAAGCCGCGCGGCTTCGTCTCGACGCGCATGCCGACCGCCTTCCTGAAGTCGCGACGCAAGATTTCCAGCGATCTCGTCAAGGAAGGCCATGGATGA
- a CDS encoding ABC transporter ATP-binding protein, whose protein sequence is MSDPISNPASDPILTVEHLTMRFGGLVAVGDLSFEARRGEITAVIGPNGAGKTTVFNCITGFYKPTEGQITLKNPVSGDYLLEQMPDFMISRQAKVARTFQNIRLFAGMTVLENMLVAQHNPLMRASLFSIGGILGLPGYGRAEKEAIAKAAYWLEHAGLTARADDPAGDLPYGAQRRLEIARAMCTEPVLLCLDEPAAGLNPRESLELNKLLRFIRKEHGTSLLLIEHDMSVVMEISDHVVVLDYGRKISDGSPAEVREDPKVIAAYLGVDDSEVEKVEAEVGL, encoded by the coding sequence ATGAGTGATCCCATCAGCAATCCGGCCAGCGATCCGATCCTCACCGTCGAGCATCTGACCATGCGCTTCGGCGGCCTGGTTGCCGTCGGCGACCTCTCGTTCGAGGCGCGGCGCGGCGAGATCACGGCGGTGATCGGCCCGAACGGCGCCGGCAAGACCACGGTGTTCAACTGCATCACCGGCTTCTACAAGCCGACCGAGGGGCAGATCACCCTGAAGAACCCGGTATCCGGCGATTACCTGCTCGAGCAGATGCCGGACTTCATGATCTCGCGCCAGGCCAAGGTGGCGCGCACCTTCCAGAACATCCGGCTATTCGCCGGCATGACCGTGCTGGAGAACATGCTGGTCGCCCAGCACAACCCGCTCATGCGTGCCTCGCTGTTCTCGATCGGCGGCATCCTGGGCCTGCCGGGCTATGGCCGCGCAGAAAAGGAGGCCATCGCCAAGGCGGCCTATTGGCTCGAGCATGCCGGGCTGACCGCGCGCGCCGATGATCCCGCCGGCGACCTGCCCTACGGCGCCCAGCGGCGCCTGGAGATCGCCCGCGCCATGTGCACCGAGCCGGTGCTGTTGTGCCTCGACGAACCAGCGGCCGGCCTCAATCCCCGCGAATCGCTGGAGCTGAACAAGCTGCTGCGCTTCATCCGCAAGGAGCACGGCACCTCTCTGCTGTTGATCGAACATGACATGAGTGTGGTGATGGAAATTTCCGACCACGTCGTGGTGCTCGACTATGGCCGCAAGATCTCCGACGGCTCGCCCGCCGAGGTGCGCGAGGATCCGAAGGTCATCGCCGCCTATCTCGGCGTCGACGACAGCGAAGTCGAGAAGGTCGAAGCGGAGGTTGGACTATGA
- a CDS encoding ABC transporter ATP-binding protein yields MTALLSVRGVETFYGSIQALKGVDIDVEPGEIVTLIGANGAGKSTLMMTICGSPQARRGSIVYDGVDITRMPTHEIMRRRIAQSPEGRRIFARMSVYENLQMGASLSDPACFAEDLDKVFALFPRLKERRDQRGGTLSGGEQQMLAIARALMSRPKLLLLDEPSLGLAPLIVAGIFNAIRELNRLEGLTVFLVEQNAYHALKLAHRGYVMVNGAVTLSGTGAELLAREEVRAAYLEGGRH; encoded by the coding sequence ATGACCGCGCTGCTCTCGGTGCGCGGGGTCGAGACCTTCTACGGTTCGATCCAGGCTTTGAAGGGCGTCGACATCGATGTCGAGCCGGGCGAAATCGTCACGCTGATCGGCGCCAACGGCGCCGGCAAGTCGACGCTGATGATGACCATTTGCGGCAGCCCGCAGGCGCGCCGCGGCTCGATCGTTTATGACGGCGTCGACATCACGCGCATGCCGACCCACGAGATCATGCGCCGGCGCATCGCCCAGTCGCCCGAGGGACGACGCATCTTCGCGCGCATGTCGGTCTACGAGAACCTGCAGATGGGCGCCTCGCTGTCGGACCCGGCCTGTTTCGCCGAGGATCTCGACAAGGTCTTCGCCCTGTTTCCGCGCCTGAAGGAACGGCGCGACCAGCGCGGCGGCACGCTGTCGGGTGGCGAGCAGCAAATGCTGGCGATCGCTCGTGCCCTGATGAGCCGGCCCAAGCTCTTGCTGCTCGACGAGCCCTCGCTCGGCCTGGCGCCCTTGATCGTCGCCGGCATCTTCAACGCCATCCGCGAGCTGAACCGCCTGGAGGGGCTGACCGTCTTCCTGGTCGAACAGAACGCCTATCACGCCCTGAAGCTCGCCCATCGCGGTTATGTCATGGTCAATGGCGCCGTCACCCTGTCGGGCACCGGCGCCGAACTCCTGGCGCGCGAAGAGGTCCGCGCCGCCTATCTCGAGGGAGGACGGCACTGA
- a CDS encoding DUF6867 family protein yields MQGILYEEPSIWLFLLVTILMGGWGAWMTGKACAETWRGIPQTVLYLLILGLVIRFIHFALFHGTLLSLRYYLVDTVILIAIGIIAWRATRARQMSSQYWWLYERSGPLSWTRRPAPLSSRPEGS; encoded by the coding sequence ATGCAGGGCATTCTCTACGAAGAACCCTCGATCTGGCTGTTCCTGCTGGTCACCATCCTGATGGGCGGCTGGGGCGCCTGGATGACCGGCAAGGCCTGCGCCGAAACCTGGCGCGGCATTCCCCAGACCGTGCTCTATCTGCTGATCCTCGGGCTGGTCATCCGCTTCATCCATTTCGCGCTGTTCCACGGCACGCTCCTGTCGCTGCGCTACTACCTGGTCGACACCGTCATCCTCATCGCGATCGGCATCATCGCCTGGCGCGCCACCCGCGCCCGCCAGATGTCGTCGCAATATTGGTGGCTCTACGAACGTTCCGGACCGCTTTCCTGGACCAGGCGGCCGGCCCCTCTGTCTTCCCGTCCGGAAGGTTCCTGA
- a CDS encoding branched-chain amino acid ABC transporter substrate-binding protein — protein sequence MTNKFLAGLTLGLGLALAIPAQAQIRLGVAGPITGPNAAFGAQLRQGTEQAVEDINAAGGILGQRITLSVGDDVSDPRQGVNVANKFVGDGIKFVIGHFNSGVTMPASEVYAENGMVFITPSATNPRITERGLWNAFRTCGRDDQQGAVAAAYLVRNYQGKKIAIVHDKTTYGKGLADETQKALNAAGIREVIYEGVNTGEKDFSALISKLKAAGVDIVYWGGLHTEGGLIVRQMRDQGVQAPLMSGDGIADDEFAAIAGPGAIGTLMTFPPDPRNRPEARAIVERFRTGRRFEPQAYTLYSYAAVQIFQQAAIATNSLDPKKVAEYMRSGVVFKTVIGDISYDKKGDITRADYVTYTWRRGADGKITYTEN from the coding sequence ATGACCAATAAGTTCCTAGCCGGGCTGACGCTCGGCCTGGGTCTGGCCCTGGCGATACCCGCCCAGGCACAGATCCGTCTCGGGGTCGCAGGTCCCATTACCGGTCCCAACGCGGCCTTTGGCGCCCAGCTGCGCCAGGGCACGGAACAGGCCGTTGAGGACATCAATGCCGCTGGCGGCATTCTCGGTCAGCGCATCACCTTGTCGGTCGGCGATGACGTGTCCGATCCCCGCCAGGGCGTCAACGTCGCCAATAAATTCGTCGGCGACGGCATAAAATTCGTGATCGGTCACTTCAACTCCGGCGTCACCATGCCGGCTTCTGAAGTCTATGCCGAGAACGGCATGGTCTTCATCACGCCGTCCGCCACCAACCCGCGGATCACCGAGCGCGGTCTGTGGAACGCGTTCCGCACCTGCGGCCGCGACGACCAGCAGGGCGCGGTCGCCGCCGCCTATCTCGTCCGCAACTACCAGGGCAAGAAGATCGCCATCGTCCACGACAAGACGACTTATGGCAAAGGTCTCGCCGACGAGACCCAGAAGGCGCTCAACGCCGCTGGGATCCGCGAAGTGATCTATGAAGGCGTCAATACCGGCGAAAAGGACTTCTCGGCGCTGATCTCCAAGCTGAAGGCCGCCGGTGTCGACATCGTCTATTGGGGCGGCCTGCACACCGAAGGCGGCCTGATCGTTCGCCAGATGCGCGACCAGGGCGTCCAGGCGCCGCTCATGTCGGGCGACGGCATTGCCGACGATGAATTCGCCGCCATTGCCGGTCCCGGCGCCATCGGCACGCTGATGACCTTCCCGCCGGACCCGCGCAACCGTCCGGAAGCCCGCGCCATCGTCGAGCGCTTCCGCACCGGCCGCAGGTTCGAGCCGCAGGCCTATACGCTCTACAGCTACGCGGCCGTGCAGATCTTCCAGCAGGCGGCAATTGCCACCAACTCGCTGGATCCGAAGAAGGTCGCCGAGTACATGCGCTCCGGCGTGGTGTTCAAGACCGTGATCGGCGATATTTCCTACGACAAGAAGGGTGACATCACCCGCGCCGACTACGTCACCTATACGTGGCGCCGCGGCGCGGACGGCAAGATCACCTATACCGAGAACTGA
- a CDS encoding cytochrome c biogenesis CcdA family protein, with protein MPDVTITAALIAGLVSFLSPCVLPLVPPYLVYLTGATLDDLAEIDTGRALVKRAVSLALVFVAGFTTVFVLLGASASMIGQVVRVHSGTLASVAGVAIIIMGLHFLGLFRIPLLYRQAKVDVVPRAGPVGAYVMGLAFAFGWTPCIGPVLAAILAVAASEMTVYRGALLLAAYSVGLGIPFVLAALAIRRFLGFAAAVKKRLRAIEMVMGGLLVATGIAFLTGGMATAAFWLLETFPALAAIG; from the coding sequence ATGCCTGATGTGACCATCACCGCGGCATTGATCGCGGGCCTTGTCAGTTTCCTGTCGCCCTGCGTCTTGCCGCTGGTGCCGCCTTATCTGGTCTATCTGACCGGGGCGACGCTCGACGACCTCGCCGAAATCGACACCGGCCGCGCGCTGGTCAAGCGCGCGGTATCGCTGGCGCTGGTCTTCGTTGCCGGTTTCACCACGGTCTTCGTGCTGCTCGGTGCCTCGGCCTCGATGATCGGGCAGGTGGTGCGGGTCCATTCGGGGACGCTCGCCAGCGTTGCCGGCGTCGCCATCATCATCATGGGCCTGCATTTCCTCGGCCTGTTCCGCATTCCGCTGCTCTATCGGCAGGCCAAGGTCGACGTCGTGCCGCGGGCCGGTCCGGTCGGCGCCTATGTCATGGGGCTTGCCTTCGCCTTCGGCTGGACGCCCTGCATCGGCCCGGTGCTGGCGGCGATCCTGGCGGTGGCGGCTTCCGAAATGACCGTGTATCGCGGCGCGCTGCTGCTGGCGGCCTATTCGGTCGGCCTCGGCATTCCCTTTGTCCTGGCGGCGCTGGCGATCCGCCGGTTCCTCGGCTTCGCCGCGGCGGTCAAGAAGCGGCTGCGCGCCATCGAAATGGTGATGGGCGGGCTGCTGGTCGCCACCGGCATCGCCTTCCTCACCGGCGGAATGGCGACCGCAGCTTTCTGGTTGCTCGAGACTTTTCCGGCGCTTGCCGCGATCGGGTGA
- a CDS encoding P1 family peptidase, with protein sequence MLNAITDVAGLTVGHATDLVRATGVTAIIFDQPAVCSVDVRGGAPGTRETDLLDPERTVQAVDAIALSGGSAFGLEAAAGIGAWLVAQGRGFAIGATRVPIVPGAILFDLLNGGDKSWGRYGPYRELGFSAAEAARAGPVAMGTVGAGTGANTADLKGGLGTASALSPSGHRVGALVAVNALGSVTIGSTGHFWAATDEQHGEFGGRGLPSPWPADANRIKLKGTTAANTTIALVATDAVLTKAEARHLAVMAQDGLGRAIRPIHTPLDGDTVFAAATGKQPLADIPRDMALIGATAASVLARAVARAVHEATALAVPGALPAWRAEFGASS encoded by the coding sequence GTGCTGAACGCCATTACCGACGTCGCCGGGCTCACCGTCGGCCATGCCACCGACCTCGTGCGCGCCACCGGCGTCACCGCCATCATCTTCGACCAACCGGCCGTTTGCAGCGTCGATGTGCGCGGCGGCGCGCCCGGCACGCGCGAAACCGACCTGTTGGATCCGGAAAGGACCGTCCAGGCCGTCGACGCCATCGCGCTGTCGGGCGGCTCGGCCTTCGGACTGGAGGCCGCCGCCGGCATCGGCGCCTGGCTGGTCGCCCAGGGCCGCGGCTTCGCCATTGGCGCGACGCGGGTGCCGATCGTGCCCGGCGCTATCCTGTTCGACCTGTTGAACGGTGGCGACAAGTCATGGGGCCGCTATGGGCCCTATCGCGAGCTCGGCTTCAGCGCTGCGGAGGCGGCACGCGCCGGCCCGGTCGCCATGGGCACCGTCGGCGCCGGCACCGGTGCCAATACCGCCGACCTCAAGGGCGGGCTCGGCACTGCCTCCGCCCTGTCGCCCTCGGGCCACCGGGTCGGCGCGCTGGTCGCGGTCAATGCGCTCGGCAGCGTCACCATCGGATCGACAGGGCATTTCTGGGCCGCCACCGACGAACAGCACGGCGAGTTCGGCGGCCGCGGCCTGCCCTCGCCCTGGCCAGCGGACGCCAACCGGATCAAGCTCAAGGGCACGACGGCGGCCAATACCACCATCGCGCTGGTCGCTACCGACGCCGTCCTGACCAAGGCGGAAGCCCGCCACCTCGCCGTCATGGCGCAGGACGGGCTCGGCCGCGCGATCCGGCCGATCCATACGCCGCTCGACGGCGACACGGTGTTCGCCGCCGCCACCGGCAAGCAGCCGCTCGCCGATATCCCGCGCGATATGGCGCTGATCGGCGCGACCGCCGCCAGCGTGCTCGCCCGCGCCGTGGCGCGCGCCGTCCACGAGGCGACCGCGCTCGCCGTGCCCGGCGCCTTGCCGGCATGGCGCGCTGAATTCGGAGCATCGTCATGA
- a CDS encoding DsbA family protein has product MTDPSAPDSLHVTYLFDPLCGWCYGAAPMVRQLAATPGITVELAPTGLFSGDGARPMDQGFAAYAWSNDQRIERLSGQRFTEAYRQKVLNAPALNARPQMFDSGPATLALTAVSLTAPDAERDALNAIQEARYVDGRDIVSPARLAEILREAGLDAAAGLIATPSDALVAANRARTNKARQMMAALGAQGVPTLVVTDASGRRMLRSNALFGGFDDLLAAIRAA; this is encoded by the coding sequence ATGACCGACCCGAGCGCGCCCGACAGCCTGCACGTCACCTATCTGTTCGATCCGCTCTGCGGCTGGTGTTACGGCGCCGCGCCCATGGTGCGGCAGCTCGCCGCGACGCCCGGCATCACGGTCGAGCTCGCTCCGACCGGGCTGTTTTCCGGTGATGGCGCGAGGCCGATGGACCAGGGCTTCGCCGCCTATGCCTGGTCCAACGACCAGCGCATCGAACGCCTCAGCGGCCAGCGCTTCACCGAGGCCTACCGGCAGAAGGTGCTGAACGCACCAGCCTTGAATGCCCGGCCGCAAATGTTCGATTCCGGGCCGGCGACCCTGGCGCTCACCGCCGTGTCGCTGACCGCGCCGGACGCCGAGCGCGACGCGCTGAACGCGATCCAGGAAGCGCGTTATGTCGATGGCCGCGACATCGTCTCGCCCGCCCGGCTCGCCGAAATCCTGCGCGAGGCCGGCCTCGACGCGGCCGCCGGCCTGATCGCGACGCCAAGCGACGCGCTGGTTGCCGCCAACCGCGCGCGCACCAACAAGGCCCGCCAGATGATGGCCGCTTTGGGCGCTCAGGGTGTGCCGACCCTTGTCGTCACCGACGCAAGCGGCCGGCGCATGCTGCGCTCGAACGCCCTGTTCGGTGGTTTCGACGATCTCCTGGCGGCGATCCGCGCGGCCTGA
- a CDS encoding LysE family translocator, giving the protein MTIEAWLAFTAASTILLLIPGPTVLLVVSYALGQGWRTALPMAVGVALGDFTAMTLSMLGVGALLATSATVFTVLKWIGAAYLIWLGIKLWRAGGALQAEPRHDAVSAAKMLGHAWLVTALNPKSITFFVAFLPQFLDPKVDFLTQMLVFETTFLVLAFANAFGYALVAAKARGLVANARAIGLFNRVGGSLLIGAGVATVGLRAGQN; this is encoded by the coding sequence ATGACCATCGAAGCCTGGCTCGCCTTTACCGCCGCATCCACCATCCTGCTGCTGATCCCGGGGCCGACGGTTCTGCTGGTCGTCTCCTACGCGCTCGGCCAGGGCTGGCGCACCGCCTTGCCCATGGCGGTCGGGGTGGCGCTCGGCGATTTCACCGCCATGACGCTGTCCATGCTCGGTGTCGGTGCGCTGCTGGCGACGTCGGCCACCGTGTTCACCGTGCTGAAATGGATCGGCGCCGCCTATCTCATCTGGCTCGGCATCAAGCTCTGGCGCGCCGGCGGCGCGCTGCAGGCGGAACCGCGCCATGATGCGGTGTCGGCCGCGAAAATGCTCGGCCATGCCTGGCTGGTGACCGCGCTGAACCCGAAAAGCATCACCTTCTTCGTCGCCTTCCTGCCGCAGTTCCTCGATCCGAAGGTCGATTTCCTCACCCAGATGCTGGTGTTCGAGACGACCTTCCTCGTGCTCGCCTTCGCCAATGCCTTCGGCTACGCGCTGGTCGCGGCCAAGGCGCGCGGCCTGGTGGCGAATGCCCGGGCCATCGGCCTGTTCAACCGGGTCGGCGGCTCGCTGCTGATCGGCGCGGGCGTGGCAACCGTCGGCTTGCGCGCCGGGCAGAACTGA
- a CDS encoding DJ-1/PfpI family protein codes for MHVVMLAFPRMTQLDLTGPFEVFTRFKELQVDLVWKTAGPVTDASGLRLVPSKTFADCPPADILFVPGGPGQMALMEDQETLDFLRGQAKGASWITSVCTGSLVLAAAGLLTGYRATSHWASIDQLTLFDVEAVCQRVVVDRNRVTGAGVTSGIDFGLTLTAMLFGEERARAAQLGMEYDPEPPFAGGTPSTAPAATVSAVTAVLAPFLAERVAISKRAAAALKASVDVKP; via the coding sequence ATGCATGTCGTGATGCTCGCCTTTCCGCGCATGACCCAGCTCGACCTGACCGGGCCGTTCGAGGTGTTCACCCGGTTCAAGGAGTTGCAGGTCGACCTGGTCTGGAAGACGGCCGGGCCGGTCACCGACGCCTCGGGTCTTCGCCTCGTCCCGTCCAAGACCTTCGCCGACTGTCCGCCGGCCGACATCCTGTTCGTGCCGGGCGGGCCGGGCCAGATGGCGCTGATGGAAGACCAGGAGACCCTGGACTTCCTGCGTGGCCAGGCGAAAGGGGCAAGCTGGATCACCTCGGTCTGCACCGGCTCGCTGGTGCTGGCGGCGGCAGGCCTCTTGACCGGCTATCGCGCCACCAGCCATTGGGCCTCGATCGACCAGCTCACCCTGTTCGATGTCGAAGCTGTGTGCCAGCGCGTGGTGGTCGACCGCAACCGGGTGACCGGTGCCGGCGTCACCTCGGGCATCGATTTCGGCCTGACCTTGACCGCCATGCTGTTCGGCGAAGAGCGGGCGCGGGCAGCCCAGCTCGGCATGGAATATGACCCGGAGCCGCCCTTTGCCGGCGGCACGCCGTCGACCGCGCCGGCCGCGACAGTCAGCGCGGTCACCGCTGTCCTGGCGCCGTTCCTGGCGGAGCGGGTGGCGATATCGAAACGCGCGGCGGCGGCGCTGAAGGCGAGCGTGGACGTCAAGCCTTGA